Genomic segment of Tachyglossus aculeatus isolate mTacAcu1 unplaced genomic scaffold, mTacAcu1.pri scaffold_143_arrow_ctg1, whole genome shotgun sequence:
CCGGGACCGAAGTCACCACGATGATGTGATTCTTCCACCTGTGGTGCTCCgatgtccaggagctgcagcgcTCTCTATCTGCGGCCATGATGTGGAATCTCCTCATTTTCACTGTCACCAACCTCTACCAGAACCTCCACACCCCATGTGCTACTTCTTCAGACTcctgtccgtccttgacctctgcttcattcctgtcaccgtccccaaatccatcctcaactgccTCAAATATCCACTCAATATCTCTGCTAGGAGGTGTCTCTCAAGTCTTTTGGGTGATTTTGTTTTCTGCTCCAGGGATGTTCGTCCTCATGGTGACCTCTTATGACCTCTATGCCGCCAACTGCTGTCCCCTCCACTATGAGATCACAGTGAACCGAGTGGCCTGTGCACAGGTGGCAGCTTCCTCTTGGCTCATTGGAGACTTGTTTGGGGTGTTACTGACATCGGCTCCTTTCTCCCCGTCTTTCAAGAGACCCAACACGATCCAGCAGCTCTTCCGTGATGACTCCCCCTTCCTAAAGACCTCTTGCTCTGAAATCCATGTTTCTCTGAATTTGGTATTATTCTGCTGTCTCTCCTTCGCTGCCTTTTATTTCCAGATGTTCTTCCATGCCTCAGTATGCTTAATTGTCTAGAGCTGGGCCCGGGTAAAAAgcccccacaaccttggcatgtCATGAACTGGATCGAGATACTGGTCTCTTTGTCTGTGTGGAACTCAAAGGGAGGGCAGGCAGCTTCCCTaggaatctatggaaaatcttCATCGGAAGCAGGTGGTTCCTTTTTCCAGAATGCCTTTATTCTCCTATCACCGTGAATGATCAAAAATGGACAAATGACTGGAAAAGCGAATCCTAATATCATTTGGCAATTCACCAGCAGAGACAACTTTTCCTTCACGCTGAATATAACACTCAGCATGACTGACTGTCGCACATAAAAGAGGACGTAGAGTGCGACGAGGGTTATGACCCTCTTGGCCGCTCTGACCTCGGGCATCTCCCCAGGGGAGCGGCCGGGTCCGTGGAGATGCAGGACTAGTTGGTGGTGCCTGTACAGGATAAACAACACGTAGCCACTGGCCACACTCATGAGCAGTACGAAGAACAGATCCCTCAGGGAGAGCACGACCGTGATTACCAGAGCGGATTCTGCACTGACACCTACTTTTGTGCAATATTTGAGGTCTAGCATGATTTGGACAAGGCTACTGTTCTGGGGGCCTTTCATGTGTATTAGTGTACTCAAGTCTATTAGCAGACTGAGAATccaggacaggaggcaggaggggatgatGCACCTAGGTAATTTGGCTTTAATTCGTACCCAGCGGGAGGTGCCAGagctgatggtgatggcctggaacACGCTTAGGAGGCAGGTGGTGCAGATGGCGAAACCTCGGGTCGCTCGGTAAAGATACATAAGGATTTTACATGCAACGTCATCTAGGAACTTTCTCTGTCCCCAGGCTGACATGGTCTCTGGGATTCCAATGGAAAGGAGAATTATGGTGTTGGCCAAAGTCAGGTGACTGAAAATCAAATCCAAGGAGCGGATCATGGGGCTTTTGGACACTGTGCGGATAtaaaataggaggagaatcaCATTCACTAGGATCCCAATGGTGATCTGTAATAGCATCACAACCCCAAAGGAGATGGCAGTACCATCCATTCCCTTTAGTTTTTCATCAAAACCGGAGGAAGTCTCCTTCAAAGAAACCTGcgatgaaggagagaggaagggaaatggaaatCTGCTCCAGTGGTTCAATCTcatttaatcaaacaatcaatcatgtgtattgagtgcttaccgtacgcagaccactgtactaagtgcttgggagagtacagcataacggagttggtagatacattccctgcccacaacaaacttacaagcCTCGAGatggatacagatattaatataaataaataaattacagatatttacataagtgctgtggagcaggattagaacccatggccttctgcctcttaggcctgtgctctatccactaaaccatgctgcttcatgccatgctgtatcaataacaataataataataataataatggcatttattaagcgcttactatgtgcaaagcactgttctaagcactgtaaacCACAGCCCCCTGAGCATGCTCAATCCCTCTAGCCAATAGCTGGACCTTCagttgatgattatggtattttttgaatgctattTGTCCagaacagttctaagtgctggaatagaaacaaatcattcaggtcagaaacagtccttaccccacatggggttcacagtccaagtaaaagggagaacaagaattggtACTGATAttgattggttaagcacttaccatgcgtcaagcactggggtagacccaaagtAATCTTTGTGTAAACacaaagtagaagcagcgtggctcagtggaaagagcacgggctttggagtcagaggtcatgggttggaatcccggctccgtcaattgtcagctgtgtgactttgggcaagtcgcttcacttctctgtgcctcagttacctcatctgtaaaatggggattaagactgtgagccctccgcgggacaacctgatcaccttgtaatctccccagagcttagaacagtgttttgcacatagtaagcacttaataaatgccattattatttattattattattatctggccagacacagtccctttcccacatggggatcgtaatctaagtaggaggaagaacaggcattgaatcctcattttactgttgaggaaactgaggcacagagaagttaagtgacttgcccaaggtcacacagcaggtatgtggggaACTGGGCTAacacctctttgtggatgatccCGAAATCTTCctttccagcccagatctctcatCCAAACTACAGTTCCACATCCCCTCTTGTCATCAGGCAATTTCCACTGCccctgccctggaactcctttctccatcctctcggagagactaccactctccatgtctaattgtcatctgtgtaccttttcccagagcttaggacactgTTGATACTCAATAaattgtattcaatcaatcatatttctggagcacttactgtgtgctgagcactgtagtaaggtcttgcaagagttcaatacaacaaattttggagtcacattccctgaccacagtgagcttacagcctagaggtggagacagacatgaatataaataacttatggatatgtacttaggtgctatggggctgaggatgggatgaatgccAAGTTTTCACAggttatagatccaagtgcatagatgatgcagaagggagagagaataggggaagagagggcttaattggcgaaggcctcttgaaggagatgtgattttaataaggcttttagggTGGGATAAGGAATCGTAACCACCCGAAATCCACCACTAGCACTTAAGTATACCATTAGCATGTATGTATGATCATATACCATATACatgctatatatattatatattatctatGTAATGATACATTAAattattgtttgttttatggtacttgttaagggcttactacgtgtcaaaaactgttctaagcacttgggtaggtacaagttaattaagccagagacagtccttgtccctcatgggtttcacagtcttaagtggaagggagaataggtattatgcagttgagaaaacctaggcacaaagaagttaagtgacttgtccaaagtcacacagctagcaattgacagagctgggatgaaaacccaggtcttctgactcccaagcctgggctctttccactaggccacgctgcttcctgatcattctatttgtccatatttttATGTGTGTTTCCCACATTAAAGTACaaagtcactgtggacagggaacttgtcacgTGCTTCTATTGGACTGTCCCTAGCTAAGCTTGgtatacagtgcattgcatgacATGATTTCTAGCCCTTTAAATCCACTAAAAAAGAGCCCAGATCTGAGACCTGAAAGTTACGCACACTGGGACATGGTGCTAAGCAGATTAAATCATCTGGTGTTGTGTCAAACCTATCTCCTCTCCACATCTCCCTCccaacttctccctccctctcccttatgtcaCTTACCTTTATTAGACTGCTCCAGGCTGCCTCCACCTCCACCAGGCCTGAAATGGAGAGCAGAAGTGAAGGCTCAAGAAGATGTATGCTCTGTGGGCACCGCTCTCTCTGCCCCAATCCTCCCTGCCAGTCGCCACCTAGAAGGCACCTGGAAGCCTTTCTGAAATACCAGTGGTCACCTGTAAGGCGACACTTTGCCTTTTACATATCAAGACTAAAGTGGATTCTTTTCTGAAACCTCTAATGCCataaagtcacttgtccaaaggtTCGAGGAGCCCTGGGAGAAGGCTCCCAGAGGGTGACCAACCGTGGCTCCAGTGGGAAGCTACAGATTTGCTATTGAAAGCCTTGAAAACACAGTATTGGAGAGATGGTTTTATCCTATTCACTCTTCTCCATCACTCGTGCTGGCTCTAGAAGACAGCTCGCAGGCAAACCCTGATAGATCTAAGCTGAAGCAGCATTTATTAGCcagttttcatttctctctcccctttgggaATGATTGTGTGGGTATGTATGTAAACATCATTAATCCACCCTGACACTCCAATTGGTATCTCTTTGGAAgtgcccaccctcccctccctaatGGCACTGAAGCCTGGGACAAGATTAATTCCAGAGTTCTCCCTGCAATTATCCACTCATCAAAGACCCATCAGAGATGACACTGGCAAGGCATGGCAACATCACAGGGCCAgcctgcagattcattcaattcattcaatcgtatttattgagtgcttattatgtgcagagcactgtactaagcgcttgcatcatcatcatcatcataatcaatcgtatttattgagcgcttactgagcgcttactgtgtgcagagcactgtactaagcgcttgggaagtacaaattggcaacatatatataaatatataaataaatataaatatatatgtatatataaatatatacaaattaaCAACATGTACATATAACAAATTGGCTTGTTAACAAATATGTTAACAAATTTGTTAACATATATAACAAATTGGCTTGCACTGTGCAGATCTCAGGAAAGTCCCAGCTCAGCTCTAGCAGGATTCAAGCCTGCATCTCAAATGCGTGACTGACCCCTTTAGCGTGGTCAAAATCATGTTTGACAAAACCTGttccttttttattgtttttatactatttgttcagcacttactaagtaatggacattgttctaagtgctgggggagatacaagttaatcaggtcagacatagtccctgtcccacagaggactcagagtctaaaaaggaaggaaactgttcaggaaaccgaagcacagaaaagttaaatgacttctctgaggtcacacaggagtcaagtggtggagcccagatgaggactcaggtcttcttactcctaggcctgtgctctttccactaggccacgttgtttcccaCAGCCTTCTGCTATAGTCGCAGCTCAATTTTAACAGGATTCAAGACTGCATCTCTAATGTGTGAATGATCCCTGCAGGATGGCCAGAATGGCcagaatcatgtttaccaacagAATTTCTGCTGCCACAGCCCCAGgtcagcctcctccttctctgttgGTCTAGTCTCCCTAACTGGTCGGCAAGGAGGTGATTAATAGGGTAGAGGGAGATTATACTGTTGGCTTGTACTGACTCCCTACAGAAACCTGTCCTTCCCACAGCCTGCCCACGAGCTGGCGGCCTCATTGAGGAGTGATCACTGACCATGGCAGGAATGTGAATCCCTTCCTGCTTcaaaagcagcataacctaatggaaaaagcacaggcgtgggagtcagaaggacctgtgttctaatcctggctctgccacttgtctgctgtgtgaccttgggcaagtcacttcacttctctgtacctcagttatctcatctgttaaatggggattaagactgggagccccacatcgaatatggactgcgtccaaccagattagcttgcatctacccgtGTGCATAGaaaagtatctggcacatagtaagtgcttaacaaataccattaaaatttggaggaaactaagacccagagaggttaggtggcttgtccaaagtgatGCAGTAGGACAAATATTCCTGACCTCCAATGCTGTgacttttccactaagctatattgggaaagaagggaaatgatGAGGAAAGTACCTACTCTAgctttcccagagaagcagcacgggctaatggaaagaggacagacttggagtctaaacccagttccaccattgtctatccactacaccacgatgcttctccaggTTTCAGGTTTCAGCTGCAGGTTGTCACTCTGCAGCTCTCAGTGATCAGATGAAAATGCTCCAAGGAGTATTTTGGGGGTAGGGTGTCCTATCGATGCTTGAAGAGCCCATGGGACAAAGGGACAGGAAACACCCAtacatccccctccctgcccccctcccccagtcccaccCATGGCAGCTTTACCCCACTCAAGGCCAGCGACATGATCTTGCAGAACCGGGTTGAGGGCTGGGTAGGTGGAATTCTTGGAAACCGGTGGGAATGAGTTGCCAGTGTTGCCTGCCAGATGGGAATGTGGTCAGAGTCTGCAATGGGCTCCAGGATGCCAGGGAGGGCAGAGAAtggaaataatggtattttttttaagtgcttattgtgtgccaagcactgttctaagcgctggggtagatacaagttaatcaggttgtcccatgtggggctcacagtcttaatccccattttacagatgaggtaactgaggcacaaagaagttaagtggcttgcccaaggtcacacagcagacaggtagcggagcaCTAGATCTGGTGGATCTGGTGACTATTGAAGGCTGATCCAGCTGGAACACCTATttggtgtgtacagcactgttctaagcacttgggagagtacagagtgacagagctggtagatacaatgcctgcccagaaggagcttacaatcatttggccaatggggagagagaggggtccAGGGAGCAGCACAGAAAGGGACATCCAGACAtaaacctctagattgtaagctcctttgtaataaaaatgataattatggtactttttaagtgcttactatgtgccaagcactatcctaagcactgcagtggatacaaattaatcaggttgaactcactccatgtaccacatggggctcactcaatccccattttacagaagagatacctgagacctagagaagttaagtgggcaggaaatatgagaagcagcatggctcagtggaaagaacatgggctttggagtcagaggtcatgggttcaagtcccagctccgccaattgtcagctgtgggactttgggcaagtcacttaacttctctgggcctcagttccctcgtctggaaaataggtattaagactgtgagccccccgtgggacaacctgatcaccttataacctctccagcacttagaacagtgctttgcacatagtaagcgcttaataaatgccatcatcatcgttattattattattatgtcctccttttgagtagggaatgtctaccaactccactgtattgtccttgcccaagcacttagtacagtattcagcacacagtaagcactcaataaatatcactgattgattgatagactgattgtttGATCCCTCCACTTTCCATCACCACCCCAACATTCTGCCTTTCAGTGCTGCCAAAGCACAGACAAGCCCGTCCCAAaagctccctcattcattcattaattcaattgcatttattaagcacttactgtgtgcagagcactgtactaggcgcttgggaaagtatgatataacaatgcatagcctcattccctgcccacaacacgcttacagtctggggaggtgcccggtggagacagacatcaatacaaataaataaattacagatatgtacataagtgcagtggggctgggaggggggaagaacaaaaagagaaagtcagggtgattcagaagggagtgggagaagatgaaagggggccttagtctgagaaagcttcttggaagagatgtgattcaataaggctttgaacgcaggggggagagtaattgcctgttggatttgaggagggagggagttccaggccagaggcaggaagcggGCAGGGGGTCGGCTGCGAGACAGGCAAGacagaggcacaatgagaaggttagcactagaggagcgaagtgttcaggctgggttgtagaagaagagtagcgaggtgaggtaggagggggaaaggtggtggagtgccttaaataataaaataataaataatgatggcatttattaagcacttactatgtgcaaaacactgttctaagcactggggaggttacaaggtgataagattgtcccacagggggctcacagtcttcatccccattttacagatgaggtaactgaggcacagagaagttaagtgacttgcccaaaatcacacagctgacagttgctggagatgggatctgaacccatgacctctgactccaaagcccgggctctttccactgagccacgctgtgatgagtttttgtttgctatggaggtggatgggcaaccactggagttttttgaggagtgggggtgatacgtcctgaacatttttgtagaaaaatgatcctggatcAGGCCCCTCAACCACCACCTTCGTTCACCCTTCCCATCCTCCACGTCCCAAGTCACTGCTCCAGGGCAGCCCAGAGTTGGGAGTGGAGGAGTCTCAGTGAGGCTTTGGGGAGCCTCTGGTCCAGGACAGGCCATCAGATGGCTCAAGATCACCAGAGTACCAAGTGTGTCTGCTTCTGTTCTGGCTTGGAACACAACCAGGCCTGGATGGCATCAAATGGCTCAAGATCACCAGAGTGCCGAGTGTGTCTGTTTCTGTTCTGGCTTGGAACACAGCCAGGTTGTTGCCCTGGCAGGCAAGATAGAGCTCAGGCTGGCACCTACACATCACCCGGATTTTCACCGATCCAGTTCTGGCAGGAGCTGCTGTTTCACTATGACCAGAGGGGCTTCTTCCAGGCTGCAGGGCCTAGCTCCAAACCCACCACCCAGCTGGTGTGCGTGTCTGGTGCTTTGGATGTCAGTAGGGGTGACAATGTCCTCCACACACCTGGGAAAGCCCTTTGtcatgtctcctggcccagattcCCCATTGGGAAACCTAGTTTACAAGGCAGACCCTAAAACAGTGAGTATCCTCATACAGTTATTACAGCAAGTGGCTCCTCCCTCAactctggggaaagagcccgggctttggcgtcagaggtcatgggttcaaatcccagctccagcaattgtcagctgtgtgaccttgggcaagtcacttcacttctctgggcctcagttgcctcatctgtaaaatggggattaagattgtgagccccatgtgggaca
This window contains:
- the LOC119923092 gene encoding vomeronasal type-1 receptor 4-like → MDGTAISFGVVMLLQITIGILVNVILLLFYIRTVSKSPMIRSLDLIFSHLTLANTIILLSIGIPETMSAWGQRKFLDDVACKILMYLYRATRGFAICTTCLLSVFQAITISSGTSRWVRIKAKLPRCIIPSCLLSWILSLLIDLSTLIHMKGPQNSSLVQIMLDLKYCTKVGVSAESALVITVVLSLRDLFFVLLMSVASGYVLFILYRHHQLVLHLHGPGRSPGEMPEVRAAKRVITLVALYVLFYVRQSVMLSVIFSVKEKLSLLVNCQMILGFAFPVICPFLIIHGDRRIKAFWKKEPPASDEDFP